The sequence below is a genomic window from Theobroma cacao cultivar B97-61/B2 chromosome 6, Criollo_cocoa_genome_V2, whole genome shotgun sequence.
GGaatttattagaaaaaaaaaacgacaattttgatttgaagccCAATTTATCCAAACAGGTAGAACTGGCTACTGAGATAGATGAAATGGAATGATTAACGGccatagaattttttttgtacaaGCTAGGCTCTAGCATTTACTTGAGTGCCAGTTAAGCTCCTAGCTAGTTAATCTAACACAGTAGGATGGTTGCTGTCTGGACGATTGTTTATACTCCTGGTTCGGGTAAATTCCTTGGCTGATTCTTTTGCCAAAGAAGCTGTGAGACGTGCACAACCTCTCATTCTGCTCTCTTGATGGTTTGAAGCTCTCTGATGACCTGCCTTCTTAATTCTCTTTGCTCTCTTGATTCCTTGATCTTGTTCATTGTGTTTGTGTTTCTGGTGCTTTGATGATTCTGCGATTGCTTCTTTCATGTTCCCGACATTTTGCCCTGGGACTTCCTTCTCTGCTGATTGATGTCGATGATTGCTGCTTCTCGGTTcttgttttgatttgttttttttctgcCTCCTTCTGTCTTTGTTCCTCTTGagggtttttttctttattgtttgTTTATGCTTTTGCTCTACACTGCGTTTGTACAATGGGAGGTATTTTTAGCTTGTTAGGAGGTTGTCATTCTTGTCTGCCTTATCACTGGAGAATATTAATTGCTCGTGGTGAGACTTTATGTGCTGTCCAAAATGGGGATGAGAAACTGCAAGACTTCATGTAATGAACCTGTGATATGATTTTGTATATCAAATGAAAAGAGTGGTCTAATCATGCATAAAGCGTTAAAACAATGTTCTTTTTCCTTGGTGTATGTCCTTACATGCATTACTTGGCCCAACCAACTTTCTTGATAGTCTTTCAAGTGGAAAATGTTTGTAATCCTTTTTAGGATCTTGTGATTTGACCTTGTGGCTTCATTGCTTTATTGCTATGAGCACATGGGTTCTTATGCATCTTATTCCTTGATTGTTCAATGTTGCGTTTCTTTAATCGGACAAAAAATGGACTGTAAGATATGAAAGTCATGTATGAGACAACAGATGCAAGAAATGGGGTATATATATAGATGGACTGTAAGATATGAGAACCATGCATGGAACAACAGTTGCAAGAAAGGAGGCCAGAACTGGAATGGAAGAGCAAGCTGAGTGCCCTctgtttttattattgagtCATGACCTGActcattttatatatgttactgatatttctatttttctctttcctcttCATGATAGGGGACGTCTTTTACGTTACTGTATGTAACTTATAACAATTTGCAGCTCAACGGATCATCATTCAACAGTTGAACTTGAAATGGTTACATAACAAATATTGGATGATATATCTCTGAAGTGAGGTTAGTATCTAAGCAAACACTTTTAACacttaattttcattaaccACACATCTAAATAATGCGAATAATATGTGTATTCAAAGCTTATGAGACGAGGATTTTgactatataaattttatgctaaAGACCATTACTggtttattaaaattatgttGGCCTGCtaaacaaattaatattaGAGGTGAAACATAAGCATACTCTAACTCTGATATTACTGAATGGAACAAATTGGTTTATAATTACCTACTCTAATGTCTATCTGAAGAATTCCCCATATTGATTTACTATATGCTTGCTTCACCAACCTCCAATAGTATTAAACTGCTTCCTTATCCTTCCAAGTCCTAAGTTTGTTGGTGGAGACCCAAAGAAAATTAGGCAAAAAGAGACAACTTTTATTAGTGTAATTGAACTTCTCACTTAATTAGGTTTTGTGAGTGATAGTTTTATGATTCTAATTCAACTATAGTATTAGGAGTTAGATATATGTCCatgtttattaaattaaaagattttatccttttttcaTTGACTTATagcacaaataaatttattatatataagtTAATTATTATAAGTCATAGTTTAATTACTGTAATGATTATTTATGTAAAAAGTAtaagttaatatatattaatttcaagatttaaaaaaaaagtaaagattAATTGCTAATTATTTGGCAATTGGCACCGACCTACCAATTCTTTCTGGACTTGGATTTCCTAgtccttctttcttttggattttttttctatatatagaGAAATAAAGGTCTTTGTATCCGTTTGCGCTCTTTCACCAAAGAATTGGAGGAaccaaataatagaaaaagcTCGTTGATGCCATGGATGATTCTGGTTTCACATACTTTTTCCAAACAATGGAGGGTGAACTTTGATGGTGATCGAATCCCAGAAGACAACGAACTTGAAGTTGTTGACCCTTCTTTTGAGGGTCGATATCGTTGTTGCCATGCTTTGATCGATCTGGAGCAACCTGATTCCCTGAAAGTCACTACAAGATTGGAGCAAAAACTATTCCACCAGCGCTGTTTCATCCCGTCTGGACGGCCAGTCCCTGAGTTGGTCCAGTTAGATTGTGAATGTGATACCTTGAGCTTTTCTGAATTCTTAGTGAAAGATGAAGGAAATGTGAACCGAAGCAAGTTCCTGATTATTGGGATGTTTTGAGCGGTGCCGGGATGAAGACATGACGATAATGAGATAGTGGTAGAGATAGAGGAGGAGATAGAGGTGGATGAGAGAGTCATAGATGCATCTATAGACAGAATGGAAGTGGAAGTTAAACCAACATAGGTTTGTCCCAGCTAGTAAGTCAGCCATTGAAGCATATAGGGGTGGAGTTAGCCAACTTTTATTAGGaaggtcaaagatgaagagaaataatgtataaaatataaataactaaatatgatatataaaattaataattttttttatataattaatattgtatcaactaaatataaaatataaagtatataaaaaaatatcttatataaaaatacatatCTTGGTAAAATTTTAAGCAACAATCAACAAGGTAATGCTACAACTCatatttgagaattacatcatgattttttaatttttaaaaaataaaatcattgacaacacgtaataaaaaaaataacaagtagaagatagaaatacataacaaaaaagaaaaaagaagaatatagTTGATGATTcgtaaaaatttgaaaaaaaaaatctataaaaacttatgatcaaatagaatagaattgaaaaaaataaacaaatataaataataataaatagaaaaagaaagatgaaaaatgcTTTACCTCTTTGTAATTTTATNATAAAGAAAAGAGTAAAGTAAATATATAAGgacaaaagagaagagaaagagaaaggaaagagagaaagaagtgTGGAGAAACATAAGTATTAAGGTAAATTTGATTAAGGCTTTTAagatcattttattattttttatttgtattaattattaaataaaaaattattttaagggcattaaaaactaaatatataataaatatatataacatattgtattaataatttaataaaaaaaattttttgggtattcattaaaatatatataatatatagaaatttttaaaatttttggcgGACATTGGAGAAATTTGTGGTTTGGGCAGCCATGAATGCGTGATTCGCCTTGCAAATTTTGCTGAGGAAAAGGAAGCTAAGCGCATGGCCTGTGGGCATGTTTTTCATGGAGACTGCACTGTTCAATGGCTTGAGATGAGTCGCTTGTTTCCGTTGTGTCACTATGCCATGCAATTTGATTGATAAATctcactctttttttttgtgtattAATCTCATCTTTTTAATTCAGCAAGCAAAAAAACATTatgatttatgatttattattaaaatcaaaatctataAGCTAAAAGGTTTAAGTTGTTGACTTATTTAAGTAGATAGAGAGAATACAAGAAACGCCATAACATGTAGTAGGAGCAAGGTCAGTGCAGGCCAAGATTCATTGAAAAGAGTTGTCcgaattgaagaagaaagccATGTTATCTAAGTATTTCAGGACTCCACAAGCCATTTAAGAAGAAAGCCAGCACTGGGTAATGATAGAAACCGAGATCTACTCAAACTCTGCCACTTATCACCCTTCacttaatttgatttaaaattgcAGCAATTCACCAAATCACAATTGTGTATGGGGCTGAGAGGAATTAAAGGCATCTAAGCCGCCTAGTTGCAACAGAGATTTAAGGTACAATGgattaaaatcattcaaagtttttttttttttttgtggtctgctgctgctgcttcAGTTTGAagccaaaaccaaaaaaaaaaaaaaacgatttaaaatttatgatatGTTGATTTATAGATTGGGTTAAAAATATGTGCTTCATTTAAGCtacaaataataatttccaataaaataaaataatcatggCAGAACCATGTAGGACCATATCCTACCTCCCGAAATTATCAAacttcaaatatttaattgattaaatttttaaaaaataaattaattacacATATAATACTATTGAGTAGTTTGCATTACTAGGATGCTGAAACTACATACAAAATCACCAGTGAATTTTAAACACCAAAATCATATGATTTTTACATAAGAAAATTACAAAGAGCATAAATTTCATGCTCTAAAGTGGAATCATATGAGAGAAATCCACCGtcaaagtttgattttttaagtttGACTTAATATTTCTTCCTAACTTAATTGTCTTAATGATTATTTAAGTAAAAAGTATaagttaatatattaattggaAGATTTAAAGAAGTGAagattaattttctttatgttaTAGGGCATCGAAATGTACTGTAACAGATGAATAATGGGTTAGTGGTTTATAAAGGGATACTATCaactttatatttataataagcatttataatttaagaaaGCCCAATGGACTTTTGTTTactctttttataaaatttttattatgttaaatgtttaagtaaaaaaaaaacaaaaaaggaaaaaaaatccaaaaaacaaTTGGATTACCTAGTCCTTGTTTGGTTTGGATTTTGATATCTATATATAGAGAGGTAAAGGTCCTGTTGATCAGTTTGCACTCTTTCAAGAAAGAattgaaagaaacaaataatagaaaaagcTCGCATTCGCCATGGATGATTCTGGTTTTATGTACTTCTTCAAAACAAGGCAAGGTGAACTTGAGGGTGATCAAATCCCAGAAGACTACGAACTTGAAGTTGTTGACCCCGATTTGCAGGGACGATTTCGTTGTTGCCATGCTTTGATCGATCGGGAGAAACCCGATTCCCTGCAAGTTGTTACAACATTGGAGCAAAAACTGTTTAATCAGCACAGTTACATCCCGTCTGGGCAGCCAGTCCCAGAATTGATCCAGACAAGCTGCAGATGCGACATCTTGAACTTTACCGAATCCTTGCTGAGAGATGAATGCAACGCCAACCGAAGCAAATTCCTGATAATTGTGATGTTTGGACCATTGGCGGGATGTAATGATGATGAGATAGAGTTACAGGAGGAGATAGAGATAGATACAGCTGGAGACAGAATGGATGTGGAAGTTAACGAACATAGGTTTGTCCCAGCTAGTAAGTCTGCCATTGAAGCCTTGGAGAACGTTTGTGGGTTGGGCGACAATGAATGTGTGATTTGCCTTGGAAATTTTGCTAAGGAACAGGAAGCTAAGCGCATGCCCTGTGGCCATGTTTTTCATGGAGGCTGCATTGTTCGATGGCTGGAGAAGAGTCACTTGTGTCCGTTGTGTCGCTATGCCATGCCACTTGATTGATGAAGGGTCACtttgttatgttttttttttttttcttttttgagggGCTGAATAAATCCCATGTTTGTAATTCATCTAGCGAAATAGATATTGAGTTTTGCTTCAATTATGGACACCTggattttgtgtttttaagcaatgaaatttcttcttcttattttgAGAATTGATTATCGTTTACttgatagaggttttcctcAGTTAACTTTTTCAGTTCATGTGGTTTTGATACCAGAACACTGTGGCATCACTTTTTTTCTCGGTATAAAATGTAGTAAGGTTTGTTCTATTCTATTAATAAGCCCTTGGGTTTCAAATGTGGCAGCTAACGAGCCTAAGGATTTGGATTAACGTCGCCACCATCGGAGAGGAAAAGGTTGAGCTGAGTGTCGATAGGCAGAGGTCAAAGGGACATGAAGAAAGCGACCTTTGACAAATAGATAATTGTGCTGGTTTAATTTTGAGGGATGCGTAAATGGCGGGCATTTTCCATGATTCTGGATTCGTTGGAATATTGCTCCACTGGGCATACTGCTGGTTTGTTTCACTTGCTCTGCTCTTATTCAGCTGCTGCTTTTCTTGTGTTGTGTTCAAAGCTGGCCCCGGGAAGGAGTGACTGCTGTTTTGGGACCTCGTGCTGTACCAACTGATCAGAGGAATTGAAGGCATCTAAGCCGCCTAGTTGCAAGAGAGATTAAGGTAATAATTAGCTCAAATATGCCAagttcacatttttttttttctaatgacTTGTGTTCCTATCGCAAGCAAGTTTAATTTCGTGTTGAGCTTGAAATAtggtttttgaaaagttctaattttttaattgtctccaagCATATAAGCACAACGAATAAGATAGAATGCTTTTGATTATCCATTCTcaattctttctttacttAAAAGAACCTTTTTTATGCATATTTTAGCAGGAGATTTTCGTTGGGTAAAGATTTTGCAGGAGTTTTATAAACTCCCATTGTCTTTCAAACCCATATACCACAAGTTTTGCGTTTTATTATTTCATGTTAATACTTGTTTACTTCTTTGAATGATTGctgtaattaattttatctCCCGATTTtgtaaagtttttaatttttagttttatataCTACTACTAGTTTCTTTCGAAAGcatatattataagttttgCAGTTTATGCTTACATGGTATTATATGTTTGCTTCTTTGAAAAATTGTTGCATGCAATTCTATTCAGGGATTTGTAAAGTCTGAAATGAGTTAAAATTACTTCAATTTGCTTCGTTTTCTGTTTCACAAAAGTATTTATACACCTACATGCTTacataaattaagaaaaaaaaattctaataataaggtattttaaaatttgatgaaggtaaaagtaatttatataattttaaattgagaGAGGATAACCCTtcccctttttgttttttaagtCATTGATGCAATTTCATCAATAGAATGGAACAATACAAACTACTGGCCAGTAAAAGCTCGTGTAAGATCATTAGAATTACATCAAAATCAATGTCGAATTCAAGATTTTACATGAGAGGTGactaaataattataaaaattattataccatatatataatatgattaCCTTTATAAATTAGGGAGGCTTTCTTGCTCTTTACTGCATCTGattgaaaagataaataatttgatgATTGAAAGCAATTTTGTCTATGAATGCTGCTAGGTGGATCTTGAAGCCTTGTGAAGCTCCGTGGAGATTTTGTTATGTTGTTAACCAAATTGAGAAGCTGAAATCAAAGGTGAACAGTTGGCAAATTGTTCATCATCCAAGATCAGGTAATTAGATTGCTAACAACTTAGCTAAGGAAGGGATAAATAGAGATCGTGATTTTTTGATGATTAATCTCTTATGCTGGAGTTTTTCTGTTGTTGTctgcttcttcttcctcatGTTTCTTATGGCTTGCCTCCTCTGGCAATGCTTGTTGATTTTGCTTTTTCTGATGTTCTTCATTAGGTTGGGGGTTGTTGATCTCATGTTTCCTTGGTTTGTTCTTTGTCCTTCTCTTGATTGAGTCTTGGTGTCCTGTATCGATCGGTTCTACGTTGAGTCTCTATTTTGTTCCAAAACAAAGATCTTTTTGTTCATCTTCCTTTctaataaattcattttaatgttagagaaaattatgagaaataGCCCTCCTCATAAggtgattttaaaaataaccacccatataaag
It includes:
- the LOC18595608 gene encoding RING-H2 finger protein ATL68; protein product: MDDSGFMYFFKTRQGELEGDQIPEDYELEVVDPDLQGRFRCCHALIDREKPDSLQVVTTLEQKLFNQHSYIPSGQPVPELIQTSCRCDILNFTESLLRDECNANRSKFLIIVMFGPLAGCNDDEIELQEEIEIDTAGDRMDVEVNEHRFVPASKSAIEALENVCGLGDNECVICLGNFAKEQEAKRMPCGHVFHGGCIVRWLEKSHLCPLCRYAMPLD